The Chlamydiales bacterium genomic interval TGTTTGTTTTCTTGGATAAGCGGTGCGCAGTTCAGGGGGCAAGCTTCTACAGAGAAATTTTGTATCGAGATCAAGTTGTGTGTTCATTTGAGCTGCATAGCGCCATGTTGCATCGATGAGGCATAAGCCAAATGAACTCTCTTTTTCTGTAAGAATAGGGGCATTAAGGGTTAGTATAATGTAGTGTTCTAGGTTTGGAAGGGTTTCTAGGGGGTAGGAAAAGAAAAGAAAATCAGATCTTTTCTCAAGCCCTCTTAAACTGCATTTTTTTAGGTTTTCACGCTTGTGGCGAAAAATAATTGTAGGAAGCTCTAGCATAGTAGTTTAAGACCTTATTTTCTAATAAAAAAATGGGGAATGATGAAATGTTATAGCAAAAAATACCAATCCAGCCTATCTTTATAATCTCTTTACGAAAAACGTGAGTTTTATGAAAAATTTTAACTAGTTGTAACTAAGCTGGTTGATGATCATATAATGATATATTAAGTTTTTTAAAGGAAGATAATGATTGTCTTTTTATTGGTTTAATGGCTCTAATAGGCTTTGTATCTATATAAGATTAATTTCACCTTATGTACGAGGTTTTATGAAAGCATTAACTAAATTTATTCTGGGTTGCAGTGCATTATTTTTATGTGGTGGCTTGGAAAATAGTAGCTGTGGCGCTAGCGCGCTCTATGCTGCTGAAGACAAGGCGCATGCTTTACAACTTCCTTGGCAAACGGATTATACGACTGCTTTGAGCCAAGCCGAAAGTGAAAATAAGCCTTTATTTGTTCTATTTACTGGAACAGATTGGTGTAGCTGGTGTGTGCGCCTTGACAAAGAGGTTTTATTAACACCTGAATTTGTAGAAAAGGTGGAGCAGAAATTTATTTTTGTCAAAGTAGATTTTCCTATGAAACAAGCGCTTGCACCAGAAGTTGTTAAACAAAACCAAGAACTTAAAGATAAATTTTCCATTCAAGGTTTTCCAACGATTGTGTTGTTAACATCTAAAGAGCAAGTCATCGACAAGCTTGGATATTCCTCTGGTGGAGGAGCAAAGTATGCTCAAAAGCTACTTGATAGTTTAAATAAAAACGCAAAAGGTAAGTAAAAAATAGGTTGCATGATGAGGCTCAAAGATTGGTTGGCAGTACTTTTTTTAACAGTTGCAAGTTCTCATATGAGTGTTCTTGGGGCAGTTGAAGAAGAAAGCATTGATGCATTGTCTTTTACGGCTCCTTATTCGTATCCAGAATTACAGTGGAAGGATGATTTTGAAGAAGCTAAAAAGGTGTCGATAAAAGAAAATAAACCCCTTTTTATTCTTTTTGAGGGATCTGATTGGTGTGCTAATTGTCGTGAATTTAACCAAGAAATTTTGACAAAGCCCTCTTTTGTTGCAAAAATGCAGGATCATTTTGTTTTTTTAAAAGTAGATTTTCCGCTTCATTATAGACTCCCCCCAGAAAAATGTTGTTCAAATCAAGCTTTAAAGAAGCAGTTTCAAGTAGAGGGATTTCCTACGGTTGTTATTTTATTGCCAACGGGTGGGTCAATGAGGTTTGCAGGAAACTTTCCAAAGGGTGCTGATGAATCTGCTGCTATGTTTTTAAAAGAATCGGGTAAAGCTATACATTTGGATGAGGTAATGACACATCTTGATAGTTCAGAGCTTTCTGCATCTGACTTGGAAATGTTGTATGCCCAGGCAAAACAGTTAGATAGAGCAGATTATGTGGCTGTGTTACTTCATGCGGGTATTCAAGCCCCTGAAAATGCTTTTTTTTTAAGAGAGCAGTATCGAGATCTGATAGCAAAGGGCGAAATGAATTCTACAGAGGCAGAAAAAGTAAGAGATGCGCTCATTACTAAAGATCCTGACAACTCAAAAGGTCATCATCTATTTCTAGCTGTTTTAGAGTTTCAATCTCTTGCCAAGATAAATGCTCATAAAAGAGAGATAAATACTGTGAGCTCTCCACTGCACTCCTATCTTGAAGGCGTTGGAAATCAGGATGATGAAAATAAATGGAAAGTTCAGCTGATGCTGGCACATTTTTTTTGTACCATGGGTGACTCTCAAAAGGCTGTGGAGTATGCGCAATCAGCCCTTGCAAAGGCTCCTGAGCATATAAGACCAGAGATTGAAACCTCCATTCAGAAAATGTCTGGCACAGCAAACGCAGCGCACATCACGGTACATAACACACCTTGAACACCTATGACGGATGCTATAGGCTTTTATAATACAGGATTTAGTCTACAAATTACTCAGGGCGTATGCCCTGAAATATAAAAGCCTAGGGCGCATGTAAAGAGATGATTTACAGGCTGAAGGCCCGCATTATAATGTATTCCAAAGAGTTGGTAAAAGCAACTCTTTGGGAATCTCAGACAAGAATCGAGAGGGTATTGTGGGCATATCTTTTCCCATCTGACTTCGATTTCTGGCCATGCTACAGGTTAAATAGTGCTTGGCTCTTGTTATGGCAACATACATGAGCCTTCTCTCCTCTTCTATCCCTGTTTCTCGCAAACTTTTTTCATGAGGAATAATGTTGTCTTCGATGGCTACAAGAAAACAAGCTTCAAATTCCAGCCCCTTAGCACTATGAAAGGTCATGAGAGCAACACAATCTTCTTTTAAACTTTTTTGTTTTTGAAAAGACTTTTCTTGTCCAAGTGGGGTGCTTGTAACAAAGTCATGCAATGAAATTTCCTGGTCTCTACCCATTTCCTTCATTTCACTTTCGTAGCTAGCAAGAGAGTTGACAAAAGCCTCTACATTATCTAACTTAAACTGCCTCATTGTATCGCTTTTTACATCTTCGTAAATGGATTTTTTAAAGTCGATTGTTTCAATAAGCCAGCGCATGGCCTCCGATAAGGGCTTGCTTTGAAATTCTTTTCTTGCCAGGTAAATAAGTTGGATAAAAGCTTTAATGGACTCTTTCGCCTTTTCTGGAACCACCTTTTCTAGCTCGAGAGTTGTGCCAAGATTTTCAAGGGTATTCCACAAAGAAATATGGCAAGATCGATTGAATTGAGTAAGTTTTTCCAGAGAGTCTGCGCCAATGCCGCGCCTTGGCAGATTAATAATTCTTAAAAGGG includes:
- a CDS encoding thioredoxin family protein, producing MKALTKFILGCSALFLCGGLENSSCGASALYAAEDKAHALQLPWQTDYTTALSQAESENKPLFVLFTGTDWCSWCVRLDKEVLLTPEFVEKVEQKFIFVKVDFPMKQALAPEVVKQNQELKDKFSIQGFPTIVLLTSKEQVIDKLGYSSGGGAKYAQKLLDSLNKNAKGK
- a CDS encoding thioredoxin family protein, which produces MMRLKDWLAVLFLTVASSHMSVLGAVEEESIDALSFTAPYSYPELQWKDDFEEAKKVSIKENKPLFILFEGSDWCANCREFNQEILTKPSFVAKMQDHFVFLKVDFPLHYRLPPEKCCSNQALKKQFQVEGFPTVVILLPTGGSMRFAGNFPKGADESAAMFLKESGKAIHLDEVMTHLDSSELSASDLEMLYAQAKQLDRADYVAVLLHAGIQAPENAFFLREQYRDLIAKGEMNSTEAEKVRDALITKDPDNSKGHHLFLAVLEFQSLAKINAHKREINTVSSPLHSYLEGVGNQDDENKWKVQLMLAHFFCTMGDSQKAVEYAQSALAKAPEHIRPEIETSIQKMSGTANAAHITVHNTP